In Lonchura striata isolate bLonStr1 chromosome 2, bLonStr1.mat, whole genome shotgun sequence, a single genomic region encodes these proteins:
- the TMEM272 gene encoding transmembrane protein 272: protein MTAGLEKACHRCISKIASNACFIFGLLAFLALPLSMTFIGMKFLEDCPVQPLIPLYLLVGGVIGSLKVTLLLYDSTRMRQLLSKSVVIDDDDDDEYPWRQNAHKYYVHLTLSLFLFLWFILGNYWVFSVYLPNFIPPFHQPQDYCDKTLYIFAVGVLIISHTVLFLLIFCSCCIYCVSRQRFSSEED, encoded by the exons CATGCTTTATATTTGGGCTCCTCGCTTTCCTTGCCTTACCACTGTCCATGACTTTTATAG GAATGAAGTTTTTGGAAGACTGCCCAGTTCAGCCACTGATTCCCTTATATCTGTTGGTGGGTGGCGTGATTGGCAGCTTAAAG GTGACTCTCCTGCTGTACGACTCAACCAGGATGAGGCAGCTGCTTTCCAAGTCTGTTGtgattgatgatgatgatgacgatGAGTATCCCTGGAGGCAGAATGCTCACAAGTACTATGTTCATCTAaccctcagccttttcctctttctctggtTCATTCTTGGGAACTACTGggttttttctgtgtatttgcCAAATTTCATCCCGCCTTTTCATCAGCCTCAGGATTACTGTGACAAAACCCTGTACATTTTTGCTGTTGGTGTTCTCATTATTAGCCATACTGTTCTGTTTCTCCTTATCTTTTGTAGCTGTTGCATATACTGTGTTTCCAGGCAAAGATTCTCTTCTGAGGAAGACTAA